Proteins co-encoded in one Sinobacterium norvegicum genomic window:
- the napA gene encoding periplasmic nitrate reductase subunit alpha yields MKLDRRQFIKAQAAATAAAAAGISMSSQASNLITSSKDTELEWNKAPCRFCGTGCSIQVATKQGKVVATHGDIKGEVNKGLNCVKGYFLSKIMYGKDRLTTPMLRMTNGKYDKNGEFASISWDQAFDIMAEKWKATLAEKGPEGIGMFGSGQWTIYEGYAASKLMKAGFRSNNIDPNARHCMASAVVGFMRTFGMDEPMGCYDDLEAADRFVLWGSNMAEMHPILWSRITDTRLSKPDTRVAVLSTYTHRSFELADVPVIFEPQSDLAILNFIANYIIQNDKVNKDFVNKHTSFRIGVTDIGYGLRPDNPLEMAAKNATNAGDSSAGSFDEYAKFVSSYTAESVSKLSKVPVEQLIELAEMYADPDLKVMSLWTMGVNQHTRGVWCNNLIYNIHLLTGKIAEPGNSPFSLTGQPSACGTAREVGTFSHRLPADMVVANPKHRAKAEEIWKLPSGTIPPKPGLHAVAQNRALKDGKINVYWVQVNNNMQAAANINEEGLPGYRNPDNFIVVSDAYPTVTCQAADLILPTAMWVEKEGGYGNAERRTQLWHQLVDAPGESKSDLWQLVEFSKRFTTDEVWDKDILAANPEYKGKTLYQVLFENGNVDKFPMSDFSEKYPGYNNPESEKAGFYLQKGLFEEYATFGRGHAHDLAMFDHYHEADVRGLRWPVVDRKETKWRYKEGSDPYVKAGSDFDFYGKPDGKAVIWSLPYEPPAEAPDDEYDMWLCTGRVLEHWHSGSMTQRVPELNRAFPNAVVFMHPDDATNKGLRRGDEVKVVTRRGEIKSRIETRGRNKPPMGLVYVPWFDASQLINKCTLDATDPLSKQTDFKKCATKIVKV; encoded by the coding sequence ACTGCGTCAAAGGTTATTTCCTTTCGAAGATCATGTACGGCAAAGACCGCCTAACCACACCGATGCTTCGCATGACAAACGGCAAGTACGATAAGAACGGTGAGTTTGCCAGCATCAGCTGGGATCAAGCCTTCGACATTATGGCCGAAAAGTGGAAGGCAACCCTTGCCGAGAAGGGCCCAGAAGGAATCGGCATGTTTGGTTCTGGTCAGTGGACCATCTACGAGGGCTATGCTGCATCAAAATTAATGAAGGCCGGCTTCCGATCCAATAACATCGACCCGAACGCTCGACACTGCATGGCGTCAGCCGTTGTCGGCTTCATGCGCACGTTTGGCATGGATGAGCCTATGGGCTGCTATGACGATTTAGAGGCCGCCGACCGCTTTGTGCTCTGGGGCTCTAACATGGCGGAAATGCACCCCATTCTATGGAGCCGTATTACCGACACCCGCCTCAGCAAGCCCGATACTCGCGTGGCAGTATTATCAACCTATACACATCGCTCATTCGAGCTCGCTGATGTACCGGTGATCTTCGAACCACAGAGCGACCTCGCGATACTCAACTTCATCGCAAACTACATCATCCAAAACGACAAGGTCAATAAAGACTTCGTCAATAAACACACCAGTTTCCGTATCGGTGTCACCGATATTGGCTATGGTTTAAGGCCGGATAACCCACTCGAGATGGCGGCCAAAAACGCGACCAATGCAGGTGACTCATCTGCAGGTAGCTTTGACGAATACGCGAAGTTCGTCAGCAGCTACACCGCCGAATCTGTTTCCAAGCTGTCCAAGGTACCGGTTGAGCAGCTCATCGAACTTGCCGAGATGTATGCTGACCCTGACCTAAAAGTGATGTCACTGTGGACCATGGGCGTCAATCAGCACACTCGCGGCGTCTGGTGTAACAACCTCATCTATAACATCCACTTACTCACCGGTAAGATTGCTGAGCCCGGCAACAGCCCGTTTTCATTAACAGGCCAGCCATCAGCCTGCGGCACAGCGCGTGAAGTAGGTACATTCTCACATCGTTTGCCAGCCGATATGGTTGTCGCCAACCCCAAGCACCGTGCAAAGGCAGAAGAGATCTGGAAATTACCTTCAGGGACAATTCCACCCAAGCCAGGCCTCCACGCTGTTGCTCAAAACCGCGCCCTAAAAGACGGTAAAATTAATGTCTACTGGGTACAGGTGAACAACAATATGCAAGCGGCAGCCAACATTAACGAAGAAGGTTTGCCAGGCTATCGTAATCCTGACAACTTTATCGTTGTGTCAGATGCCTACCCTACCGTCACCTGCCAAGCAGCCGACTTGATTTTACCGACAGCCATGTGGGTAGAAAAAGAAGGTGGCTACGGTAATGCCGAGCGCAGAACCCAGCTGTGGCACCAATTAGTCGACGCTCCGGGTGAGTCGAAGTCTGATCTGTGGCAATTAGTCGAGTTCTCTAAACGCTTCACCACCGACGAGGTTTGGGATAAAGACATTCTTGCTGCCAACCCAGAGTACAAGGGAAAAACTCTCTACCAGGTACTATTTGAAAACGGCAACGTCGACAAATTCCCAATGAGCGACTTCAGTGAAAAGTATCCGGGCTATAACAACCCAGAGTCTGAGAAAGCTGGCTTCTACCTACAAAAAGGCCTGTTTGAAGAGTATGCCACCTTTGGCCGCGGCCACGCCCACGACCTAGCAATGTTCGACCATTACCATGAAGCAGATGTACGCGGCCTGCGCTGGCCTGTCGTCGACAGAAAAGAGACAAAGTGGCGCTATAAAGAAGGCTCTGACCCCTATGTTAAAGCCGGCTCGGACTTTGATTTCTACGGTAAACCTGATGGCAAGGCGGTGATCTGGTCACTGCCCTACGAGCCACCCGCAGAGGCGCCCGATGACGAGTATGATATGTGGCTGTGTACTGGCCGCGTATTAGAACATTGGCACTCCGGCTCGATGACGCAGCGCGTACCAGAGCTTAATCGTGCCTTCCCAAATGCCGTTGTTTTCATGCACCCTGATGATGCTACAAACAAGGGCTTACGTCGTGGAGACGAGGTCAAGGTTGTAACCAGACGGGGAGAGATTAAATCTCGAATAGAAACTCGCGGGAGAAACAAGCCGCCAATGGGCTTAGTTTATGTGCCCTGGTTTGATGCCAGCCAGCTAATCAATAAGTGTACACTTGATGCAACCGACCCGCTGTCCAAGCAGACGGATTTCAAAAAGTGCGCCACTAAAATAGTTAAAGTGTAG
- a CDS encoding nitrate reductase cytochrome c-type subunit, producing the protein MRKLIILTFVALCSAMAIAETATLRSVPIDQEATPPVTPKVVNGDVKQVRNYPMQPPIIPHRVDGYQTDIYANKCLSCHSRKRTGESMAPMVSVTHYMDRAGNFKADVSPARYFCLQCHVIQEDVPAAVENTFTDMDDLVQQGAE; encoded by the coding sequence ATGAGAAAGCTTATAATTTTGACCTTTGTTGCCCTATGCAGCGCAATGGCTATCGCTGAAACAGCAACACTACGTTCTGTACCGATAGATCAAGAGGCAACGCCTCCTGTTACCCCGAAAGTGGTGAATGGCGATGTAAAGCAGGTACGAAACTACCCCATGCAGCCGCCAATCATCCCTCACCGAGTAGACGGCTATCAAACTGATATTTACGCTAACAAATGTCTTTCATGCCACTCTCGCAAACGGACAGGTGAATCAATGGCTCCCATGGTCAGCGTCACTCACTATATGGATAGAGCTGGTAATTTTAAGGCCGATGTTTCACCGGCTAGATATTTCTGTCTCCAGTGCCACGTCATTCAGGAAGATGTTCCAGCAGCCGTTGAAAACACCTTTACTGATATGGATGACCTGGTTCAACAGGGAGCTGAGTAA
- a CDS encoding NapC/NirT family cytochrome c, with product MIDRIKRNWKIFWRPARHFSFGIIIIGGFIAGIIFWGGFNTALEFSSTEKFCTGCHEMEANVFEELKSTIHYSNRSGVRAKCSDCHVPHNWTDKMARKMQASKEVWGKIFGTIDTREKFLKHRRQLAENEWRRMKANDSLECRNCHEFDSMDFTRQSQRAAKQHSTALAGGEKTCIDCHKGIAHQLPNMHGVEGW from the coding sequence ATGATTGATAGAATCAAACGAAACTGGAAAATATTTTGGCGCCCTGCCAGACACTTCAGTTTCGGTATTATTATTATCGGTGGTTTTATTGCCGGCATTATATTCTGGGGTGGCTTCAACACCGCACTAGAATTCAGTAGTACCGAGAAGTTCTGCACCGGCTGTCACGAGATGGAAGCCAACGTCTTTGAGGAGCTTAAATCGACCATTCACTATTCTAACCGCTCCGGTGTCAGAGCCAAGTGTTCTGACTGCCACGTGCCCCATAATTGGACCGATAAAATGGCGCGTAAGATGCAAGCTTCGAAAGAGGTTTGGGGGAAAATTTTTGGCACTATCGATACCCGTGAGAAATTCCTCAAGCATCGTCGTCAGCTAGCTGAAAATGAATGGAGACGGATGAAGGCCAATGACTCGCTCGAGTGTCGTAACTGTCACGAGTTCGACTCTATGGACTTTACTCGCCAAAGTCAGCGGGCAGCCAAACAGCACTCCACCGCCCTTGCTGGCGGCGAGAAGACCTGTATCGACTGCCACAAGGGTATTGCTCACCAGCTGCCCAATATGCACGGAGTCGAAGGCTGGTAA
- a CDS encoding MFS transporter gives MPDNQTILSERLIIWLVAAVQFLNIVDFMMIMPLGPDLATALDIAPSDIASITAAYTFAAAISAIVSAKKIDQFSRKPALLFFILGLSSATMIASLAHTGTQLLLCRVLAGCFAGPATSVAFSLLIDNIPEERRGRAMGKVMGAFSVAAVAGVPIGMQLTIWFSWQAPFITIGCSGLVVLFIILLKLPPQPAKNITGNSISITRLLSQPAIRSSYLMTAGAMFAGFLLIPNFSAYFQYNLGYPHDSIGTLYLTGGIGSFFAMRLSGHMVDRFGSTPVGWFAWVLSAGTILISLVLHQPIPLLLFFILFMSANGARNVAIQALASKVPPASMRGAYMSLQSATRHLSTGGAALLSSQILTTADNGSLIDFNYLAAITIAVSLLVPVSMIITQQRMQLVHHEKNPS, from the coding sequence ATGCCAGACAATCAAACAATCCTGTCTGAACGGCTTATTATTTGGTTAGTTGCCGCCGTGCAATTTCTCAATATTGTCGATTTCATGATGATTATGCCACTGGGACCTGACCTAGCCACGGCATTGGATATTGCCCCCAGTGATATCGCCTCAATTACCGCCGCCTACACTTTTGCCGCCGCGATATCGGCCATCGTCAGCGCCAAAAAGATTGATCAATTTTCCCGCAAGCCAGCCCTACTTTTTTTCATTCTAGGACTAAGCAGCGCAACGATGATTGCCTCATTGGCACACACTGGCACTCAGCTATTACTCTGCCGCGTCTTAGCAGGCTGCTTTGCTGGCCCAGCCACCTCGGTTGCCTTTTCTTTGTTGATCGACAACATCCCCGAAGAGAGAAGAGGGCGGGCAATGGGCAAAGTCATGGGGGCCTTCTCGGTCGCTGCTGTCGCCGGTGTTCCAATTGGCATGCAGCTGACTATCTGGTTTAGCTGGCAGGCACCCTTCATTACCATTGGCTGCTCTGGTCTAGTGGTGTTATTTATTATTTTATTAAAACTGCCACCCCAGCCTGCTAAGAATATTACTGGCAACAGCATCTCAATCACCAGACTACTGTCACAACCTGCAATTCGCAGCAGCTATTTGATGACTGCGGGGGCAATGTTCGCAGGCTTTCTGTTGATTCCTAACTTCTCTGCCTATTTTCAATATAACCTCGGCTACCCCCATGACAGTATCGGCACACTATACTTAACCGGCGGTATCGGTAGTTTTTTTGCGATGAGACTATCGGGGCACATGGTCGACCGATTTGGCTCCACACCGGTGGGCTGGTTTGCCTGGGTGCTGTCTGCTGGCACAATACTCATCAGCCTGGTACTCCATCAGCCTATACCGTTACTGCTGTTTTTCATCCTATTCATGTCGGCCAATGGCGCCCGTAACGTAGCGATACAGGCACTGGCCAGCAAGGTTCCTCCAGCCTCGATGCGAGGCGCCTATATGTCACTGCAGTCAGCGACACGCCATCTATCCACCGGTGGTGCCGCCCTGCTTTCCAGCCAAATACTCACCACGGCGGATAATGGCAGCCTTATCGACTTTAACTACTTGGCAGCAATCACTATAGCGGTATCGTTACTGGTACCTGTTAGTATGATAATCACCCAACAAAGAATGCAACTGGTTCACCATGAAAAAAATCCATCCTAG
- a CDS encoding PPOX class F420-dependent oxidoreductase yields the protein MKKIHPSLKKRDYLSFTTFRKVGTAVSTPVWFAGDNDTYYIFSAADAGKVKRLKNSPKATVAACDFKGSVDGELVAGQAVILEHQQDIALALAALQTKYGWKMTLTNLLSRLTGKYHKRSYIRFIATL from the coding sequence ATGAAAAAAATCCATCCTAGCCTAAAGAAACGCGATTACCTCAGTTTTACAACCTTTCGAAAAGTGGGTACCGCTGTATCCACTCCTGTCTGGTTTGCTGGTGATAACGACACTTATTATATCTTTTCCGCCGCCGATGCAGGAAAGGTTAAACGGCTGAAAAATAGCCCCAAGGCGACAGTTGCCGCTTGCGACTTCAAGGGCAGTGTTGATGGTGAGCTTGTTGCAGGGCAGGCTGTGATTCTGGAACATCAACAAGATATTGCGCTGGCGCTGGCCGCGTTGCAGACCAAATATGGCTGGAAAATGACGCTGACCAACCTGTTGTCACGATTGACAGGTAAATACCACAAACGCAGCTATATTCGTTTTATTGCCACGCTATAA
- the cmoA gene encoding carboxy-S-adenosyl-L-methionine synthase CmoA: MTNKIDQIYADTTGRPADFRFDDKVAQVFADMISRSVPGYGLTLDMIGVIAKHYVTNNSHCYDLGCSLGASTLAIRHNIEAVDSTIIAVDNSPAMIEQCRANLESSQSLTPVDLRAEDILATTFDNASLVTMNFTLQFIASEQRLALLSRIADGMNTGGALVLSEKIALPGSMEQALMTDLHHDFKAAMGYSQLEIAQKRQSIENVLIPDTIESHKERLHEAGFSQVHVWFQCFNFISLLAIK; this comes from the coding sequence ATGACCAATAAAATTGATCAAATATATGCCGATACCACCGGTAGACCCGCCGACTTTCGCTTTGACGACAAGGTTGCCCAGGTCTTTGCCGATATGATTAGCCGCTCGGTACCCGGCTACGGGCTGACCTTGGATATGATCGGCGTCATCGCCAAGCATTATGTCACCAACAATAGCCACTGCTATGATCTGGGCTGCTCTCTTGGTGCCTCAACCCTGGCCATCAGACACAATATTGAAGCAGTCGACAGCACTATCATCGCCGTCGATAACTCGCCTGCGATGATTGAACAGTGTCGCGCCAACCTGGAATCCAGCCAATCTCTGACACCGGTTGATTTAAGGGCAGAAGATATTCTTGCAACCACCTTCGATAACGCCTCTCTCGTGACGATGAATTTTACCCTACAGTTCATTGCCAGCGAACAACGGCTTGCGCTATTAAGTCGAATTGCCGACGGCATGAATACTGGAGGCGCACTGGTCTTGTCTGAAAAAATTGCCCTGCCCGGCAGTATGGAGCAGGCCTTAATGACTGACCTGCACCATGATTTCAAGGCCGCCATGGGTTACAGCCAGCTAGAGATTGCGCAGAAACGTCAGTCGATCGAGAATGTGCTGATCCCCGATACCATTGAAAGCCATAAAGAGCGGTTACATGAAGCCGGTTTCTCACAGGTGCATGTTTGGTTTCAATGCTTTAACTTCATTTCTTTACTGGCAATCAAATGA